From the Sphingobacteruim zhuxiongii genome, the window TATTTGGAAAGCCATGATGAGGAACTGGATAAGATTCAGATTTTTGAGCATATTCCTGAACAGGAATTAATTCGCGCTTCGCATGCCGAGAAAGACGCTATTTTTGAGCGTATTGTAGCAAAACCGAACAAGTATCTTCTGATGAAGCGAATTTTGATTGCCGCTTCCATCTTGGTATTTGTAGCCTTCTCCTTCTATAAATTAGGAAAGCATGATAGTCCAGAGCACCTGGACAATCCTATCAGCATGGAGATTTTCAATAACAGTCAAAACCCGGAGTGGTATGTGTTACCCGACAGCAGTCGCGTGAAATTAGAACCACAAGCCAAATTGAGTTACCTGCGGAATTTTGCCAAAGATCGTATTATCAATCAAGTGGCTGGCGAAGTTACCTACTTCGTGCAGCCTAATACAGCACATCCGTTCCGCGTGATTAATCAAGGCATTCAGACCCGTGCAGTAGGTACTGCGTTCTCAATTGCCGATTATAACGCCGACAATCTAATTGTCAGGCTTTTGGAAGGAAAGATCGTTTTAGAAGATCCAACCAATAAGCTAGATAATCAAGTGAAACTTAATATTCCAACGACGATTATTATCAATAAATCAGATTTTACCTATTCCCATCTTGACCAGAAAAAGAATGGTTACCATACGGCCTGGGAGGAAGAAAAGAGTAAGGTCAGCAGAAACTATCCGACCAGTAGTATTGCTTGGTCAAATCAAGTCGTCAACTTCAATGGCGTCTCGAATACCGATTTATTCAGCATTATGGAGCGTCTATATGACGTCAGCATCGATGTTGAGAACCCAAGAATTATAGACGGAAATTTCACCGGCGAACTATACCAAAATGATAACCTAGAAAGTCTACTAACGATTTTCTGCCAAATAAATGGATGCACATTTACTATAAAAGATAATATTATAAGAATCAAATAAGTAATTTTTTAGTAACCAATAACCATTATAAACAACTTATGACCATGAAAAGTAAAGTAATTTACCCATTGCTAATCTATGGGCTATTATCACTTTTTCAACAAGCTGTTGCGCAGAATAATCTCCGTGCAACAGGGAAAGTGATTAGCACGGATGGTATTGCCATCCCAGGTGCAACAATCGAAGTACTCAATCAAAAATCACAACACAAGGACAGGTTTGTATCCAACGAGGAGGGGATATTTAATCTAACCAATCTGACTGCCGATGGATTGTATAACATCTTAGTCTACCATGTTGGTTATCAGCGTGATTCAGTTATGAATTTTGTTGCCAAGACCAATCAATCCAACAGCATCTTAATCCGCTTAAAACCAGACGATAATGAACTTGATGAGGTCGTTGTCATCGGTTATGGTACCGTTCAGAAAAAAGACCTGACGGGAGCGATCTCTTCTGTCGACGGAAAAGATATTGCTGTTCGTAAAACAACGCAATTATCGCAGGCCCTACAAGGTGCAATACCAGGAGTGATGGCGACGCGGAACAACAATGCGCCAGGTGCGGCCGCAACTATTCGGGTACGGGGGATTACCACGATTACGGATGGCGGATTAAACCCATTGATTATTTTGGATGGGGTGCCTATCAGCGGATTGGACCAAGTCAATCCAAATGATATTGAAAACCTAACCGTCCTAAAAGACGCGGCGTCTGCATCGATTTACGGTTCCAGAGCTGCTGCAGGGGTCATTCTTATTACCTCGAAAAGAGGAAAAGAAGGACAGCTATCTTTGGAATACAATACCGATTTTGGTTGGGAAGCACCAACGCAGTTGCCTGAATATGTAGGGGCGCAACGCTATCTACAATTAGTAAATGAGCTCCGTTGGAACGATAACAACAATAATCAAAACGAGTATCCGATCTATGCAAAAGATCTAGTGGATAATTATCCAACGTTGAATCAGGAAAACCCGAATCTGCATCCAATTACAGATTGGCAAAAGCTATTGCTTAAAGACCGTGCTGGTAGACAAGCACATCAGCTTTCGGTGGCTGGGTCCGGCAAGAACCTGAGAACACGTTTCTCCTTGGGCTATGATGATACCGACGCGCTATATGTGCATCGTAATTATGAACGCCTAACGTCTAGAATCAATAATAATATCGACGTAACAAAATATTTAGCGGCTGTAGTCGATTTGAATTTTAAAAGAACAACAGATAATCGCCCGTCGATAGATCCGCTATATAGAATGGGGATAACAGCGCCAATTTATGCTGGTGTATGGGACGATGGACGTGTTGCCTCAGGTAAAGATGGCGATAATATCTATGGAATGTTGAATGAAGGTGGGCAAACGAAATACCAATACACCCAATTCGGTGGTAAAATTGGACTCGATTTAAAACCAATTGACGGATTAACTTTAACCGGGGTCATAGCACCGATTTTTAACTTTGATAGAACCAAAGCTTTCCGTACAAAAGTGCCGTATACTGCATGGAATAACCCAGAACAGCGCTTAGGTTATGTTAATGGTTACGAAACGACAAAACTGAGCGAATCGAGAGTAGAGAGCTACCAGTATACGACTCAGTTTTTGGGTAACTACATGAAGAGCCTAGGTAAACATAACTTAAACTTCCTAGCTGGTTATGAATCTTTCTATTACTACAATGAAGATTTATCAGCATCGAGAGATCAATATTTATTAAGTGGATATCCGTATTTAGATCTAGGACCATTGGAATTTAGAGATAACTCTGGTTCAGCTTATGAGAATGCCTACCGTTCATATTTTGGTAGAGCAATGTATAACTATGCGAACAAGTACTTCTTACAAGCGAATG encodes:
- a CDS encoding FecR family protein, giving the protein MNKDILTKFLSNQCSYNECKDVASYLESHDEELDKIQIFEHIPEQELIRASHAEKDAIFERIVAKPNKYLLMKRILIAASILVFVAFSFYKLGKHDSPEHLDNPISMEIFNNSQNPEWYVLPDSSRVKLEPQAKLSYLRNFAKDRIINQVAGEVTYFVQPNTAHPFRVINQGIQTRAVGTAFSIADYNADNLIVRLLEGKIVLEDPTNKLDNQVKLNIPTTIIINKSDFTYSHLDQKKNGYHTAWEEEKSKVSRNYPTSSIAWSNQVVNFNGVSNTDLFSIMERLYDVSIDVENPRIIDGNFTGELYQNDNLESLLTIFCQINGCTFTIKDNIIRIK
- a CDS encoding SusC/RagA family TonB-linked outer membrane protein; this translates as MKSKVIYPLLIYGLLSLFQQAVAQNNLRATGKVISTDGIAIPGATIEVLNQKSQHKDRFVSNEEGIFNLTNLTADGLYNILVYHVGYQRDSVMNFVAKTNQSNSILIRLKPDDNELDEVVVIGYGTVQKKDLTGAISSVDGKDIAVRKTTQLSQALQGAIPGVMATRNNNAPGAAATIRVRGITTITDGGLNPLIILDGVPISGLDQVNPNDIENLTVLKDAASASIYGSRAAAGVILITSKRGKEGQLSLEYNTDFGWEAPTQLPEYVGAQRYLQLVNELRWNDNNNNQNEYPIYAKDLVDNYPTLNQENPNLHPITDWQKLLLKDRAGRQAHQLSVAGSGKNLRTRFSLGYDDTDALYVHRNYERLTSRINNNIDVTKYLAAVVDLNFKRTTDNRPSIDPLYRMGITAPIYAGVWDDGRVASGKDGDNIYGMLNEGGQTKYQYTQFGGKIGLDLKPIDGLTLTGVIAPIFNFDRTKAFRTKVPYTAWNNPEQRLGYVNGYETTKLSESRVESYQYTTQFLGNYMKSLGKHNLNFLAGYESFYYYNEDLSASRDQYLLSGYPYLDLGPLEFRDNSGSAYENAYRSYFGRAMYNYANKYFLQANVRYDGSSRFAKEFRWGMYPSVSAGWSISEENFMKNIPWLNFLKLRASYGTLGNERIGNYPYQSLIQFANSALFYNGNTAVSAQSASQWQYAIRDISWEKTESYDLGLDFQGLNNRLSATFDVYQKITSEMLLALQIPSYIGFNNPNQNTGKMNTKGWELALGWKDRKDKFNYAVSFNISNFKSVMGDLGGTEFLGDQVKKEGSEFNEWYGYVSDGLFQTADEVANSPVLNANVKPGDVRYKDISGPDGTPDGKISPEYDRVFLGGSLPQYLYGGQISVGYSGLSLNVVVQGVGKQNTRQTTDMIQPYQQNWGNFLNILDGNTWSKYNTDAENQAAKYPRYSNTSSSNNYAMSDFWMINGKYFRLKSVNLSYQIPEAFLAKYYVKGMGVSFTANDIFTINKFPKGWDPEMTSFTYPITASFLFGLNVKF